In Lactuca sativa cultivar Salinas chromosome 5, Lsat_Salinas_v11, whole genome shotgun sequence, the DNA window TATCACATACCCACTCTTCTTAATTTCCAACATCCCATTTTCCCACGTGTCACTAGACTCTTTCCAAATCAACAACTTAAAATTCGCATGACCTAAATTGAATATTTTCTCAATCTCACGAAGCATATCGGGGTGACACGTAATCTTTTTATTGTCATTTGCAAAACATTTTACAAGTTCACCCTTTCGTTGTTTGTTATCGAGTGGTTGAACTTCTACAGCAAGATATGTGTCCACGTCATCAGCTGTTACTGTATATGTCGGTTGTTTTGCTCCTTCTATGTAGTTTACAGATCCATCTTGTAAATGGCGAACCCATTCGAATCCGCAATGAGTAGTCCCGTTTCTTGAGTAACCACTTGCTTGGATTTCGTTTCCGGGAAACGATTCGCCTAAAATCTGTAGCCCTTCGATTGTTGGAAGTGGTTTGTTCAAGTCTTGTTCTTCGTTTTCGTCGCTGAAATTGTCGTCTTCTGAATCATCATCAGCTTCGagttgtgaggaagaagaaggtTCTTCGAGAATTGATGGGAGGTAATGCGAATtcactacttcttcttcttcttcttcatcttcttcttgttgttcttTGGTTTGTCTCTCGATGTGAACTGGTTCTTGTGATGGAGAAAAGTTTGAGTGtgagtgtgtgtttgtgtgtgtccaTGGTGAATGTGAAGAAGAATCGTCTCTTCTATGAGGATGTAACGTTAATGGCTGATATTGTGGATTTCTAAGCTTTTCGTCTGCTATGGCGAGGCGTTCTTTGTTATGTTTGAAGAGAATTCTTAGGTTGCTAATAATGGAGTATGCGTCAAGAGATGGGGGGTGAAGAGAAAGATCTGAAAGAAGAGGGGCTAAAGATGAAATAAATATTGACCTTTCTTCTTCAG includes these proteins:
- the LOC111920696 gene encoding uncharacterized protein LOC111920696, whose translation is MGEDDYLLRSNLSNSFSALTVSGRFNHYNASNNQPNRKPIKEDDILQQIEEQETEILQLRKHLAEYTVKEAQIQNEKHVLEKRIASMHKAFDQQQQDLFESTSNARSYRQEITEENIRLGYALGIAEEERSIFISSLAPLLSDLSLHPPSLDAYSIISNLRILFKHNKERLAIADEKLRNPQYQPLTLHPHRRDDSSSHSPWTHTNTHSHSNFSPSQEPVHIERQTKEQQEEDEEEEEEVVNSHYLPSILEEPSSSSQLEADDDSEDDNFSDENEEQDLNKPLPTIEGLQILGESFPGNEIQASGYSRNGTTHCGFEWVRHLQDGSVNYIEGAKQPTYTVTADDVDTYLAVEVQPLDNKQRKGELVKCFANDNKKITCHPDMLREIEKIFNLGHANFKLLIWKESSDTWENGMLEIKKSGYVIKINNGSVVVDEKYAANMVVSLPGEMPLEFSILSSSDVEHYLRVDDNLNDVSCSRDTIVLTMRLFIKRAVDRKLGKKKRRGLFFK